CGGCAAATCAGATGTCTTGTGGCGTCATGCCGTAAGCGGTTCTGTGGGTGCTTGGCTGATGAACGGCCTTAGCCGCAGAGAGGCACGTGAAATTGCTGTTGAGCAGGATCAGAACTGGAAAGTTGTTGGGGTTGGTGACTTAGATGGTGACGGCAAATCAGATGTTCTATGGCGTCATGCTGTAAGCGGTTCTGTTGATGGTTGGTTGATGAATGGTTTCAGTCGCAAAGCCGCAGGTACAATTCTTGTTGAGCAGGACCAGAACTGGAAAGTTGTTGGGGTTGGTGACTTAGATGGTGACGGCAAATCAGATGTTCTATGGCGTCATGCCGTAAGCGGTTCTGTGGGTGCTTGGCTAATGAACGGCCTCAGTCGCAGAGAGGCGCGTGAAATTGCTGTTGAGCAGGATCAGAACTGGAAAGTTGTTGGGGTTGGTGACTTAGATGGTGACGGCAAATCAGATGTTCTATGGCGTCATGCTGTAAGTGGTTCTGTTGACGGTTGGTTGATGAATGGTTTCAGCCGCAAGAGCGCAGGTACGATTCTTGTTGAGCCAGACCAGAACTGGAAAGTTGTTGGGGTTGGTGACTTAGATGGTGACGGCAAATCAGATGTTCTATGGCGTCATGCTGTAAGTGGTTCTGTGGGTGCCTGGCTAATGAACGGCCTCAGTCGCAGAGAGGCACGTGAAATTGCTGTTGAGCAGGATCAGAACTGGAAAGTTGTTGGGGTTGGTGACTTAGATGGTGACGGCAAATCAGATGTTCTATGGCGTCATGCTGTAAGTGGTTCTGTTGACGGTTGGTTGATGAATGGTTTCAGCCGCAAGAGCGCAGGTACGATTCTTGTTGAGCCAGACCAGAACTGGAAGGTCTTACCCTCGCGCAGCGATACTGGACAGATTGGTCTTCCTTTC
This genomic interval from Trichocoleus desertorum ATA4-8-CV12 contains the following:
- a CDS encoding VCBS repeat-containing protein, giving the protein MTKTFDFRSVAVLKYIALATVGIFSSVGLVLALSIPSLATTTSDLDGDGKSDVLWRHAVSGSVGAWLMNGLSRREAREIAVEQDQNWKVVGVGDLDGDGKSDVLWRHAVSGSVDGWLMNGFSRKAAGTILVEQDQNWKVVGVGDLDGDGKSDVLWRHAVSGSVGAWLMNGLSRREAREIAVEQDQNWKVVGVGDLDGDGKSDVLWRHAVSGSVDGWLMNGFSRKSAGTILVEPDQNWKVVGVGDLDGDGKSDVLWRHAVSGSVGAWLMNGLSRREAREIAVEQDQNWKVVGVGDLDGDGKSDVLWRHAVSGSVDGWLMNGFSRKSAGTILVEPDQNWKVLPSRSDTGQIGLPFANNQTWYVCQGYQGYISHQSTFGLDLSVAQDFGTNSCYAADGNVNKSAGQPILAPAAGTISYINSDLVCLQIGPDRSLLIGHMDRRVANGAVVTQNSLLGTVSQAADANGGFAHIHVEARKHPTCAISTSVPFTSANGFQFDGVENLPDLTERNDYFKKSLTKPY